The genomic region AACGTGCAGACGGTCGCGAGCGCCACCGAGGAGCTGACCTCTTCGATTTCGGAGATCGGCCGTCAAGTGGCCCAGTCCACCGAGATCGCGGCCCGCGCCGTCGACAACGCCCGCCGCACCGGCGACACCGCCCGTGCGCTGGCCGAGGGCGCGCAGAAGATCGGCGACGTCGTCACGCTGATCCAGAGCATCGCCGAGCAGACCAATTTGCTGGCGTTGAACGCGACCATCGAGGCCGCCCGCGCCGGCGACGCCGGCCGCGGCTTCGCGGTAGTTGCTGCCGAGGTGAAATCGCTGGCGGGCCAGACCGCCAAGGCCACCACCGAAATCTCCGAGCAGATTTCGGCGATCCAGGCCGCGAGCGACGAGACCGTCACCGCGATCCGCAACGTCGCCGACGTCATCGGCGAGATCGACCAGATCGGCACCGCGATCGCGGCCGCGATCGAGGAACAGGGCTCGGCGACCAAGGAGATCGCCCGCAGCGTCCAGGAAGCCGCGCGCGGCACCCAGGAGGTCAACACCAACATTTCAGGCGTGCAGCGCGCCGCCGACGACACCGGTACGGCCGCGCGGGAGGTGCTGGGCGCAGCCGAGCAGCTCTCGTCCCAGTCACGCGATCTCGCCGGACAGTTCGACCGCTTCCTCGGTGAGGTCAGGTCGGCGTAAGGGCTTAGTACGGCGGCGCCTTGCGCGCCTGCTGCGCCTTGGCCGCCTCGATCCACCATGCGAGATCGTCGGCGAAGCGCGGGAACGAGCGTTCCAGCGCTTTGCCGCCCTCGCCGATCGGTTCACCCGCTTCCGACAGCGTCTGTGCGATCGGGCCGACGCCGATGGTGCTCGACACCACCACCATGCCCATCTCCGACAACGTGCCATGCCAGGCGGTCGAGGCACGCGCGCCGGACAGGCGGCCGGCCGAGTAGCTCACGATCGCGGCTGGGCGCCAGAACCACTCCTCGAGGAAGTGGTCGGTAAGATTCTTCAGGCCCGGCTGGATGCCCCAATTGTATTCGCCAGTGACGAAGACGAAACCATCGGCGCCGCGGATCTCT from Bradyrhizobium lupini harbors:
- a CDS encoding NADPH-dependent FMN reductase, translated to MSNRILVLYGSYRSDRMGIRLANFVIDRLRARGDDVVFIDAKAIGLPMLDRMYKEYPKGSAPEALEKLAGEIRGADGFVFVTGEYNWGIQPGLKNLTDHFLEEWFWRPAAIVSYSAGRLSGARASTAWHGTLSEMGMVVVSSTIGVGPIAQTLSEAGEPIGEGGKALERSFPRFADDLAWWIEAAKAQQARKAPPY